In Mariluticola halotolerans, one DNA window encodes the following:
- a CDS encoding DUF4893 domain-containing protein produces the protein MMRRAALAVLLVAALCSSGIAYDACIVPDASGLTPEDVSRLENLDTSRTRGLGAAMRADNAADRAVVAELFEPGLAPVEPDLLVGTYQCRTIKMGNMLPLVVYQWFRCEISATPAGFAIRKLTGSQNFSGTLMPAGSGYAYRGALSYGYEDDVTLYDTDAARDQVGCLSAVTKGNRHFVLELPFPKVESFHDVIELRPAGR, from the coding sequence ATGATGCGGAGGGCGGCACTTGCAGTTCTGCTGGTTGCCGCCCTTTGTTCTTCGGGTATCGCTTATGATGCCTGTATTGTGCCCGATGCGAGCGGGTTGACGCCGGAAGATGTTTCCCGGCTCGAAAATCTTGATACAAGCCGGACGCGTGGGCTGGGCGCAGCGATGCGGGCAGACAATGCCGCTGACCGTGCCGTGGTTGCCGAGCTGTTTGAGCCCGGGCTTGCCCCTGTGGAACCAGATTTGCTTGTCGGCACCTATCAATGCCGGACGATCAAGATGGGGAATATGTTGCCGCTTGTGGTCTATCAGTGGTTCCGTTGCGAGATCAGCGCCACGCCGGCCGGTTTTGCGATACGCAAATTGACCGGGTCGCAGAATTTTTCCGGCACGCTGATGCCTGCGGGTTCAGGATATGCCTATCGTGGCGCGCTGTCCTATGGATATGAGGACGATGTCACGCTCTATGACACCGACGCCGCGCGGGACCAGGTCGGGTGTCTGAGCGCTGTGACCAAGGGCAACAGGCATTTCGTATTGGAGTTGCCGTTTCCGAAAGTGGAG